The genomic stretch cgaagaaagaagaggaagaagggattAGAGCTCTCGGCCACCATACTGCCTCAATCTGCACCTTCTTTATCCCTCGGGGACCGCCCCACTTCCGGCCAGGCGGAGAAATGGCTGCTGGGAGATGAAGTCCTCCCGGTGATGAAAGACTCCGTCCCTCGGATTCCACTCCATTGAATGCCACAGCAGGCGCAATGTCCGGCCAAGGGACAGGCAGCTGGGGACAGTCCTTTTACCAGCTAGCATACACGAAAATCTCTTCTGTAATCCAGAATGTTATACGAACTTGGATGTGTTTATCTAAAGCAAGGACTTTGGAACTTTCTCCACAGGAACCCACAGTGAAAAATAGGATTCTTACATTGGGACCCAGCACACGTGTATCAAAACCAGTTTCCTAAAACATCAGAGGATTCTGCTCCACAGCAACAGCACCCTCTTTATGCAGACAGGGGAAAGCCCAACATCAACACAGTAAGCCGAATTCAGCTTGGTGGTTTCCTCTTTATTGATGCGCCTCCTATCTCCCCCCCAGTTTCAGTCCCTTCCATCTACCCCCAAAAAAGAAGGTAGTGAAAGGAAGGGATTGTTGGGGTCCTCAACCCCTTGGGCAGTTAGAAAGGGAACAGAAACCAGAACAATCACTGGGTGCAACAGAGATTGACAATCCAGAAGTCTAAAGCGGAGTGGGAAAGGCGGgtggagaaggggggagagaggctCCCATGACCCCTCCTGctaagaagggtgggagggaaagcCTCCGCCGGTAAGTGCAGGTCCTGGAGAAAGAAGGTGGTGTtgcagcctggaggaggaggggaggtcaAGGCAGGGGGGCCCCCCCCACCTCAGGGGCAGCAGCTTCACAGGCCGTAGACACTTTCGTCACTGTAGGCAATGTACAGAAAGAAGTCCTCTTCGTGGTGCTCCTGGGGGGGTGTGAGCAGAAAACCAGGCTTCAGCTACTCGGATCATCCACTGCTCACGTTCTTCAAGAACCATTCTTCGGCAAGACCCCCCCCCGAGACcagtgcctccctccctccctgacgcCAAGCCTTCCAGCCAAGCAGGATCATCCCTGCAGCAGTCCTGGGCAGAAAAAGATGTCAACGAGTTCTCTGCTGCCTTGGAGCGGGGCAGAGCCCTGGTCAGGGTGGTTCCTCCCCTTACTGTGCTCTTtccttctattctgttccctctGCTCTGTCCCAGATCTCCACCCCAGGACCGGCACGAAGTGTGAAGGCTCGCTAGCCAGCTAATCCAAGAACTGCTGACCTGACACATCTTCCCCCTCAAGCTCTCCCAGAACTCCTCAGTCCAAAGCCCTACTCCTTCCGAGACACCGTACCTGGTAGAGCTGACCCATGGTGGCACTGGTGGGTGGAATGACGTTGTTGACAAAGAAAAACAAGGCATCCTCAGCTCGGAGATGAATTCGCTTCCGGATCAGGAAGTAGAACTGACCAACTACCAAAGATACAAGGAACAAGAGAGTCACAGGATCATAATTGCCCTCCTATGAACAGCTGCTAAGTGGAGCCGCCTCCCAGAAGCTCAACTCCCACCCACAGGAAGCAGACCCAGGAGCCACCAGGTTCCCACCTGTGAGATCAGAAGGCACCAGGTATTTCTttttgtccaggtctcctatccGAGCTTTGGGAGCCTTTTCTACTATCACCTGATAAAGGGAAGGTGAAAATGGGGACATGTGAGGAGCACCGCCCCGCTGCTCCACCTGTCAAGAACTCAAGTAGCAACATCAGCAGTCCCTAAACCTACCCCAGACTCCCTTCTTCTTGTCCCCGTATACACGGGGCAGCCCTGAGTCCAGAGCTCCTCGCCCCACTGGCCTGAGCTCACCCTAACATTCGGGACGAGCCCCGAACAGGGCGTCACAATAAACAACTCCTCCCCAGACGGCCAAGGCTCGTCTGGACCCACAGACTTCGCTGGGTGGGGGGATGGCCCCGGGAAGCTCGGGCTGTCAAGCCCCCTGAGGCCTCCACGCACGAATGCCGAGGTGCCTCTCTCCTGTCCCACGTCTTCTCACTTCCACTTCTCCCACTCCCCGGGTCCTTTCACGCCCGGTCTCAGGGACATCCATTTCAGGCTCGCTCCCACCCCCGCCGCGGCCAGCAGCCTGAGCCCGCTGCTGCCTGTCCGGAGCCCAAGCTCGGGCTGCGGCGTCAGCgtccgcgccccgcgccccgggccCCCGCCACTCTCCTCACCGGGACCCGGTCCGGGTATTTCTTTCTGATCTTCTCGCCCTCAGAGCGGCGCTTCTCGAACGGATGCTCCTCCTTGTACACGAACTTCATCCTCCCGGGAACCGGGCTGGACCGGGCTGGGAAGAGGGAAGCCAGGGAGGGGGGGCCGGGACGGGGGGCGGCGGCGACGGAGGCGACGCGCGGGCAGACGCGGCGGAGCGATCCACGGATTTGCGCCACTTCCCTATTCACCAACCCCGCCCCCGACCATCAGGGGCCGCCCTCACTGCTAAGATACGCCAGTAGCTCAGCGGCGTTAACGCAGCTGGCGTAGCGCCACCCACTGACCGCCCCTTACGCCACCAGCGCAATCGCTTTGGAATCAATTTGTGAGCTACGCAGGCGACGCAGCGAAGCTGGTGGGCTTTTACTACCGCCGCAAATAATTGAACCCCATTCCCCAACCTTCCCCTCTCAGGAGCTGGGGGCGAAGGGTAGTGGGGGATGCCCAG from Lepus europaeus isolate LE1 chromosome 18, mLepTim1.pri, whole genome shotgun sequence encodes the following:
- the GABARAP gene encoding gamma-aminobutyric acid receptor-associated protein; translated protein: MKFVYKEEHPFEKRRSEGEKIRKKYPDRVPVIVEKAPKARIGDLDKKKYLVPSDLTVGQFYFLIRKRIHLRAEDALFFFVNNVIPPTSATMGQLYQEHHEEDFFLYIAYSDESVYGL